From a region of the Daphnia pulicaria isolate SC F1-1A chromosome 1, SC_F0-13Bv2, whole genome shotgun sequence genome:
- the LOC124320831 gene encoding myosin-11-like: MATIRQAIAHHPLSWLFLNTPLTAPLAFDSCDSSSQIGERASLDFKTCRESTRRNIAPSCHTTLDQTTGRPDDQTTHNEIIYIEEGNINFLKTEFGSSVYLTGEAKEKVLEKLGTYFVELKADPNKFNPLLQNVREAHSREVDFRNKAFKIFKRELLFKQLALDEYAKNLEQDVANETKKIEKEVDKVRREFSKKVADSYLENTRLTAEVETLTRTNFKQATLIADFNNRPKESQASDESKTFLTEYETVKTNLEKAKSEIIGQNDCINDLRDSLSQLKEDTEDKIKQLNHSYNLLDNAHEALKNASKLTEDDVTTLTNKNQELSQKLDTLQIEANSKEASIKLLKTTKRDLSNKISDLEQELKAKDLYIQKHLKSTLVADTQTHSKPTQTTNIITMTLGNSNEDAPITKSHLRELYSQDERKSIPIFKGKRGEQLVNNWLKDAERVAQSAGWEKKDKIKYFSDRLRGDAADWHSDYMERAQDEEDYDAWEKALINRFLTETELENLRKQLNELRQTPDQSTQTFVSRINQLYDIIHGKEITLGDKATNEAKALAISLSQMRGEAKQKILLKGLLPKILKIVWSRMDVDSAYEDVCENAYAAETLVNRMEQNEDKSLKATIAGISAHDNEQDIEILRQKTKIVHLEKQLAGLTIGKNAPQENNEIDFPSIAVADAFNRHRSPSGDRRRSNSENRIRFQHPPSRQHSADRNIPRSRGTNNQHHRSRSSSGNRYNDTLDNRPRREPTPPPQNYSNRSQGQFQRPQNFNPMFNPRRRFQNLSEYPQHFRNQTFRAHQVPRQNNFVTSGPPGARPQHNAWYNPAQGFRNKRHIECYACGKRGHYARECRSVPPPPSTEQQ, from the exons ATGGCTACCATCAGACAAGCCATCGCTCATCATCCC TTGTCTTGGTtgtttctcaatacacctttaACCGCACCTCTCGCGTTTGACTCCTGTGACTCATCATCACaaattggtgaacgtgccagtTTGGACTTCAAGACCTGCCGTGAGTCAACGAGAAGGAACATCGCCCCCAGCTGCCACACCACCTTGGACCAGACGACAGGACGACCAGACGACCAGACAACCCACAACGAGATCATCTACATCGAGGAAGGAAACATCAATTTTCTCAAAACT GAGTTTGGAAGTTCAGTTTATCTTACCGGTGAggctaaagaaaaagttttagaaaaattagggACATATTTCGTAGAATTAAAAGCAGACCCCAATAAATTTAACCCTTTGTTACAAAATGTTAGAGAAGCTCATAGTCGAGAAGTAGATTTTCGGAATAaagcatttaaaatatttaagagGGAACTTCTTTTCAAACAATTAGCATTAGATGAGTATGCAAAGAATCTTGAACAAGACGTAgcgaacgaaacgaaaaagattgaaaaagagGTAGATAAAGTAAGGAGAGAATTTTCAAAGAAAGTAGCTGATTCTTATCTAGAAAACACCCGTTTAACAGCAGAAGTAGAAACATTAACCcgaacaaattttaaacaagCAACTTTAATAGCAGATTTTAATAATAGACCCAAAGAAAGTCAGGCAAGCGATGagagtaaaacatttttgacagAATATGAGACAGTTAAAACCAATCTAGAAAAAGCTAAGAGCGAAATCATAGGACAGAACGACTGCATAAATGATTTAAGGGATTCTCTATCACAACTTAAGGAAGATActgaagataaaataaaacaactaaaCCATAGCTACAATCTATTAGACAACGCACACGAAGCTTTGAAGAACGCAAGTAAATTAACAGAAGACGACGTAACAAcacttacaaataaaaaccaagaacTATCTCAAAAGCTAGACACATTGCAAATTGAAGCCAACTCCAAAGAAGCAAGcataaaacttttgaaaacaacCAAACGAGACTTGTCCAATAAAATCTCTGACCTCGAACAAGAACTTAAAGCTAAAGATTTATacattcaaaaacatttgaaatcaaCTTTAGTAGCAGATACGCAAACCCATTCAAAGCCCACCCAAACAACTAATATTATAACCATGACATTAGGCAATAGTAATGAAGATGCACCAATAACTAAGAGCCATTTACGCGAATTATATTCACAGGACGAACGTAAATCTATCCCGATTTTCAAAGGCAAAAGAGGAGAGCAGTTAGTTAATAATTGGTTAAAAGATGCGGAAAGAGTCGCACAAAGCGCAGGGTGggagaagaaagataaaattaaatatttttcagataGACTAAGAGGAGATGCTGCGGATTGGCATAGTGATTATATGGAAAGAGCACAAGATGAGGAAGATTACGATGCATGGGAAAAAGCTTTAATAAATAGATTTCTTACAGAAACAGAGttagaaaatttaagaaaacaattaaacgAGCTTCGGCAGACCCCCGATCAAAGCACACAGACTTTCGTTAGTAGAATTAATCAGTTATATGACATCAttcatggaaaagaaattacaTTAGGTGACAAAGCGACGAACGAAGCTAAGGCATTAGCAATATCTCTGAGTCAAATGAGAGGCGaagctaaacaaaaaattcttttaaagggTCTCTTgccaaaaatattgaaaatagttTGGAGCCGCATGGATGTTGATAGTGCTTACGAAGACGTATGCGAAAACGCCTACGCCGCAGAAACTTTAGTTAATAGAATGGAACAGAATGAAGATAAGAGTTTAAAGGCCACTATAGCAGGTATCTCTGCACACGATAACGAGCAAGATATAGAGATCTTGCGGCAGAAAACAAAGATTGTTCATTTAGAGAAACAGTTAGCCGGTCTAACTATCGGAAAAAATGCTCCACAGGAAAACAACGAGATTGATTTTCCCTCAATAGCAGTTGCCGACGCCTTTAACAGACACAGATCACCTTCCGGCGATCGTAGACGGTCCAATTCGGAAAATCGGATCCGTTTTCAGCACCCCCCAAGCCGCCAACACAGCGCGGATAGAAATATTCCTCGATCTAGAGGTACGAATAATCAACACCATAGATCACGTAGTTCTAGTGGTAACAGATATAATGATACACTAGATAACCGTCCGAGAAGAGAGCCAACTCCACCAccacaaaattattcaaacagaTCACAAGGACAATTTCAGCGTCCCCAAAATTTTAATCCTATGTTTAATCCTCGTCGTAGATTTCAGAATTTAAGTGAATATCCCCAGCATTTTCGAAACCAAACGTTTCGTGCCCATCAGGTACCGCGCCAAAATAACTTCGTTACCTCAGGTCCCCCTGGAGCTAGGCCACAGCATAACGCTTGGTATAACCCAGCCCAAGGATTTAGAAATAAGAGACATATAGAGTGTTATGCTTGTGGAAAGCGAGGCCACTACGCGCGAGAATGTCGCAGCGTGCCCCCGCCCCCATCAACAGAACAGCAGTAG